The sequence GCGCGATCTGGAGCTGCGCGGCCCGGGCGACTTCTTCGGCACCAGGCAGTCCGGCGTCCCGTTGTTCCGGGTCGGCGATCTGTTGCGCGATCACCGGCTGATGGAGGAGGCTCGACGCGCGGCGGCCGCGTGGATCGGCGGCGCGGAAGCGACCGGTCCGCGACTCGACGCCGTGCGCGGCGCCTGGACCCGCCGCTTCGGGCTGGCCGGGGTGGCCTGAGACAGGATGCGCATCATCGGCGGGGAGCTGAAGGGGCGTCGCCTGCCGTCTCCGACCTGGTCCGGCCTGCGACCGACGTCGGACCGGTTGCGTGAGACCCTGTTCAACATCCTCGCAGGCGACGTCGCCGGCGCGCTGGTCCTGGACGGCTGCGCGGGAACCGGCGCGCTCGGGTTGGAAGCACTCAGCCGCGGCGCCGCCGGCGTCACGTTCGTCGACCGCGACGCGCGGGCCGTCGCGCTGATCGAAACCAATCTGGAACGCTGCGGCGTCGCCGCCCGGAGCCGGGTGGTGCGCGGCACGCTGCCAGGCGCGCTGGAGAGGCTGGACGCCGCCATCACCTTCGATCTGGTGCTGCTGGATCCGCCGTACGAGTATGATGACCGCGCGATAGGTGCCATACTGTCCGCTGCCGGCCGGCACACCGCCGCCGGCGGTCAGGTAGTCGTGGAGCGGACGCGGCGGGCCGGGAGGGTGACCGTGGAACCGTTGCGGCATACGCGTCGGGTGCGGGCCGGCGACAGCGTCCTCGATTTCCATGTCAGAGCCAAGGAGTAGGCTGGCCGTCTATCCGGGGTCGTTCGACCCGTTGACCAACGGCCACGTCGACATCATCCGTCGCGGCGCGCTGCTGTTCGACCGGATCGTCATCGCGATCCTGGTCAACATGGACAAGTCCCCGCTGTTCTCGGTGGAGGAGCGGGTCGAGATCGCGCGCCAGGTGTTCCGGCAGGATGCCAACGTCGAGGTGGAGGTGTTCAACGGCCTGCTCGTGCACTATGCGGAGCGCCGCGGGGCGGACGTGATCGTTCGCGGGCTGCGGGCGATCTCCGACTTTGAATTCGAGATGCAGATGGCGCTCATGAACCGGCGGCTCAGCCAGTCGATAGAAACGGTCTT comes from Acidobacteriota bacterium and encodes:
- the rsmD gene encoding 16S rRNA (guanine(966)-N(2))-methyltransferase RsmD; the protein is MRIIGGELKGRRLPSPTWSGLRPTSDRLRETLFNILAGDVAGALVLDGCAGTGALGLEALSRGAAGVTFVDRDARAVALIETNLERCGVAARSRVVRGTLPGALERLDAAITFDLVLLDPPYEYDDRAIGAILSAAGRHTAAGGQVVVERTRRAGRVTVEPLRHTRRVRAGDSVLDFHVRAKE
- the coaD gene encoding pantetheine-phosphate adenylyltransferase — protein: MSEPRSRLAVYPGSFDPLTNGHVDIIRRGALLFDRIVIAILVNMDKSPLFSVEERVEIARQVFRQDANVEVEVFNGLLVHYAERRGADVIVRGLRAISDFEFEMQMALMNRRLSQSIETVFMMPDERYTYLSSRLAKEVFALGGSLDGLVPEVVETRLRQKAGARAPGLNV